GCCGATGCCGGATCGCCTCTTTCATATCAGATAAAGCCATGACTGTTTTTTTCCCGGATGCTTATTCAGGAAAGCAAAATTGACAGAGGAGTCAACAAGCCCCGAACTCAGTTCACTGTTACAACATGGTTCCTTTGATGCTTACCTTGCATTTCTGTTTCCATGTCCGCAAAATGAGAAAAAAATACGTCAAAACAGACATTCGGGCAGAAAAAGAGTTGATTAATCCGCCCTATTCCTATATGTTTACTATGAAATCGGGAGGACACCATGCAGGTTTACCAGGATAATTCATACACGATCGGAAAAACACCACTGGTCCGTATTAACAGGATCACCGACGGAGCGTATGCTACCGTCTACGCAAAGATTGAAGGACGCAATCCGGCCTACTCTGTAAAATGCCGCATCGGCGCTGCCATGATCTGGGATGCCGAAAAGAGCGGCAAACTGAAAAAGGGAATGGAAATCGTCGAGCCGACGTCGGGCAACACAGGCATCGCCCTCGCCTTTGTCGCCGCCGCTCGCGGATACCGCCTGACTCTGACCATGCCCGAAAGCATGTCGCTCGAGCGTCGTAAGATTCTCAAGGCGCTGGGTGCGAATCTCGTACTGACCGAGGCGGCAAAAGGCATGAAAGGCGCCATCGAGAAGGCGCGTGAGATCGCCGAATCCGATACGTCGAAATACTTCATGCCGCAGCAGTTTGAAAATCCGGCCAACCCGGCCATTCACGAAGAGACGACCGGCCCTGAGATCTGGAACGATACGGATGGCTCGATCGACATCTTCATCAGCGGCGTCGGAACAGGCGGAACGCTGACCGGAGTTTCGCGCTACATCAAGAATCAGAAAGGCAAGAAGATCACGACGGTTGCCGTTGAGCCGGTTCACTCGCCTGTCATCAGCCAGACTCGCGCAGGCGAGGCCGTAGCTCCGGGACCGCATAAAATCCAGGGCATCGGCGCAGGCTTTGTTCCCAAAAACCTCGATATCAGCCTTGTTGATGAAGTGGAGCAGGTAACGAACGACGAAGCGATTGAGATGGCACGACGTCTGGGCCGCGAAGAGGGCATCCTCGGCGGTATCTCCTGCGGTGCGGCTATGGTCGGCGCTCTGAATCAGGCAAAGAAGCCCGAGAACGACGGAAAGGTCATCGTCGTTGTGTTCCCCGATGCTGCGGAGCGTTATCTGTCCACGGCGCTGTTCGACGGCATGTTCAACGAGGTTGAGGCCGCTAAGGCAGGCGACTCCGTCCTCTGAGGACTTGCTCGAACACCGAAAAACGAAAGAGCCGGGTCATCCGGCTCTTTCTGCTTTACAGCATTGCGCAATGACCGATCATCGAGTCCATGTCTGCAGTCGTTTTTTCACCGATTGAGGTATCGGAACGCCTGCGCGAATACCGCCCCCGCCTCGAAGCAAACTGGAATGAGCTTCTTTCCGGACTTCCCGAGATGACCCGTCAGCAGTACAGGGCCGCTTTGAAGCAGGAACGCGATCCGGCGCGACAGCTGCTCTTTCTCTATTTCCTTTATTGCGGCGCCATAGAGGCCGAAATCCAGTCCCGCGGCAATACCTACTTTCACATGGGACTGCCTCTTGATGCCGATCGAATCCCCCTGCTTGACACGATTGACTCGGGGCCCGGCGATTTTCAGTGCCTGATGCGTCTGCACCGCGGTAGCGTCGATGCGGTCCGGCCGATCTTCCAGAATGAGATCCTGCCGCTTGCACGGCGCATCCTGCTCTATGACACAAGCATTCCCGGGCGGAACTGGATCGACTATCTGCACATTCTCGAATCGTTTGTAGCACGACGCACTCGCAAGCTGCTTGCGGAGGGTCAGCCCGTAACCTTCACGCATTTTCGCTTTCAGAATCTGAATCACTACTTCGGCCTGCTTGGCGAGGCCGGAGCCAGCGAGATGATCCATAACATCGAACTGACGATTCGCTCGAGGCTTCCTGAGGGCGATCTTTCCATTGTGCTCTCACCCCACTCTTATATCGTTCTTTCGCCAGGACGTGAGCATGAAGAGGTCTATCAGCGCTTTCAAGCCATCTACTTCGAGATTAAGTCTCTGATTCTCGACTATGCCATCCTCATCCATACGGTCCATGATCCGGACTTCTCGCTTTTCGACGTTTTTCGCGAACTGAAAATATGATTCTCCGGCTGAGTGCTCTGCATAACGTGGAGCTGTGAGCGGACAACTCTGGCAGGGCAGATCCACAGGCCATGTGGAAGATATTATGATTCGCATGGGCGAATCGATCAGCCTCGATATCGAACTCTACGGCGAAGATCTAAAAGGATCGGCGGAGCATGCGCGCATGCTTGCTCGATGCGGCATCATCAGCGAAGCCGATCTGACGGCCATCATAGACGGACTGCGCACGATACGAAAAGAGATCGAAGCAGGTCAGATGCCGCTGCGGCCCGAGCTTGAAGACATTCATACTCATATTGAAACGCGGTTAAAAGAACTGATCGGCGAGCCCGCCGGCAGGCTTCATACAGCCCGTTCGCGAAACGATCAGGTGGCCGTTGACACGCATCTTTTCGTCAAGAGACGAAGCGCCGAACTGCGCTCCGCTCTGATCGATCTCTGTGATGCCCTGCTTGATCAGGCCCGCA
This region of Leptonema illini DSM 21528 genomic DNA includes:
- the cysK gene encoding cysteine synthase A; translation: MQVYQDNSYTIGKTPLVRINRITDGAYATVYAKIEGRNPAYSVKCRIGAAMIWDAEKSGKLKKGMEIVEPTSGNTGIALAFVAAARGYRLTLTMPESMSLERRKILKALGANLVLTEAAKGMKGAIEKAREIAESDTSKYFMPQQFENPANPAIHEETTGPEIWNDTDGSIDIFISGVGTGGTLTGVSRYIKNQKGKKITTVAVEPVHSPVISQTRAGEAVAPGPHKIQGIGAGFVPKNLDISLVDEVEQVTNDEAIEMARRLGREEGILGGISCGAAMVGALNQAKKPENDGKVIVVVFPDAAERYLSTALFDGMFNEVEAAKAGDSVL